The window TTTTTTCTGCATTCCATTGGAGAAAGATTTGGCATAATTACATTAGCTCCCGCTTTAAATCCTTTCTCTCTTCCCTTAGGATCTATTGTTCCCAAAGCAGTTGTTGCTGGTAATAATACATCTGGTAAAAGAAGCCTTATTATTGCAAGTAAAGTAATTGTATCGTAAGCAGTTCCTCCATTTTCATTTTTCAAAGGAGTATCTTCATGTGGAATAAATGGTCCTATTCCTACCATATGCGGTTTAAGTTTTTTTAAAAAAATTAAATCTTTAGCATAATCTGTTAGTTTTAAACCTGGTAATCCTATTAAAAATCCACTTCCCACTTGATATCCGATTTCTTTAAGATATTCTAAACATTTTTTTCTATTATCTAAAGACATATTTGGATGAAGCTCTTTATAAAGTTTCTCATTTACTGTTTCATGTCTCAATAAATATCTATCTGCTCCTGCTTCATATAATCTTTTAAAAGATTCTTCTCCTCTTTCTCCAAGAGAAAGAGTAATAGCTATGTCTGAGTATTTACCTTTTAAAGTTTTTATTATACTTTCTAAAAGCTCATCAGAAAAATAACTATCTTCTCCACCTTGAAAAACAAAAGTTCTGTATCCTAATGAATAACCTCTATAACAAC of the Cetobacterium somerae ATCC BAA-474 genome contains:
- the hydE gene encoding [FeFe] hydrogenase H-cluster radical SAM maturase HydE, translated to MRYLIDKLSIKNDLSQEELEVLLTNLTEEDRDYLIDKAYEVRKQYYGNTVFFRGLIEISNICKCDCFYCGIRASNKKASRYRLSKEEILECCYRGYSLGYRTFVFQGGEDSYFSDELLESIIKTLKGKYSDIAITLSLGERGEESFKRLYEAGADRYLLRHETVNEKLYKELHPNMSLDNRKKCLEYLKEIGYQVGSGFLIGLPGLKLTDYAKDLIFLKKLKPHMVGIGPFIPHEDTPLKNENGGTAYDTITLLAIIRLLLPDVLLPATTALGTIDPKGREKGFKAGANVIMPNLSPMECRKKYALYNGKVFLGKESAEEKLKIENSILEAGFQPVLTRGDNVRWKRK